The sequence GCAAATTTTCACCATCACATCAACCAGTATTAATAAGTTGTTTATAAgctttttaaaacatttttttcccttttgattGGGGTGAAATCTACAAAATAACCTTCCAAGTTAAAGCATGCGAATATTTTGGACTAAATGAATTTTGCTTGTGTTTTGATTAATTAGTTTAGTTTCCAATTTATTTAACTTATAATTTGATTATTAGGTATAActtttttaaatctttatttttaaaaattttagttaaaatttttttttatccaatttatTAGTTAAGTAGATTGTAACTCGTatttacacacaaaaatatttatcaCTAATGATGATAAGATAGTCTTATCTAAGTGAGTGAAGTTGTCATCTTAGCTCTTCTACTGAGTATTATGAATGAGTCACTTGtactaaaattaagaaaattaaaacaaaaacttggcacaaaattagactacAATTAGAAGCTAATTTGGATTTAATTTAGATTATGATATGATAAAACCTCTTGTTGTCAAATAAAGAACCTAATTGATCAAAATCTCgcctatactaaaaaaaaattatttgtattttgacttaatgataaagaaaaataatcattgAGTAAacattataaatttcaaatcctATTATATCTTTAAcaaaacgaaaacaaaaaagcaaaaaaaaaaaaaaaaaaaaaaaaaaaaaaaaaaaaagccaatacACGATGGAAAAAGTAAGCTCAATTGCCCAAGTCCCAACTACACTTATATCCAATCgataacagaaaagaaaagagaggtgCATGGTAATACCATATTATCAAACACTCATTCTTGGTGATAAAGAATCCTGAAATCAGGTTTAGgttttcttgttcttgttcttttttttttttggctaacaTGTGTTAGACATATTAAGACCTTAGTAATTCAAACCAATTGTAAGTCCATATACTTGTACATAAAACAAGCATATTAACTTTAGGTTAGTCTATAATTAGACTAATGTTAGTTAAGTATTCTTTAgtatataaattatacattgAGTTAATCGTAACACAAAtgtttaatattaatatatagtcGTCAAGAGTTTTCTTATCGTAACGTAAACCGTCCGATCAAACcatgtaaatttttgtatgttttttttttctttcatgcttCCACTCATCGTTTAATCATCACatataattagtcacataaTAACTTCAACAATATGAATGGATGGAGTGAGATATATATCTATCATATTGTTGTGGCATATATGGATATGATGATATAAACGCCTACAAGCAGGTCAATGGAAATAACATGACCCGGGCCCTTTACAAAGAAGGGTACAAACtgctaaactttttttttggttaataactGCTAAACTTGACCTGACAAGAATTGAGTTCTTAATGACTacatttatatgttttttttttaaaaaagaaagtactACATTAAATGGCATGATGTACATTATTACCGAGGAGCAGATATATCGTATGgtttttaaggaaaattctGGTGACACAACCATTTGTACAACTTTATGCACAACTCGTCCACGTGGCGAGTTGTGCACAAAGTTGTGCAAATGGTTGTGTCACCAGAATTACTCGGTTTTTAATCATCACAAGATCTCACGAGATCTCAGTTTTGGACCTTTTGGCTATAAAAATCGAAAATGATATCTTAAAATATCGAAAAATAATATCTTAATTGAaacattataaaattataagCTATATTTTGGTTAAAATATCAGTTTTCTTGAAAATATATTTCTAGTAAGTTTTTCTCTTAacaatctaataataataattattattttgctgAATTCTTACCATGATTTCATTtacttccttttttgtttttttttgtttttttttttttttttgagagagagaatgatttttttttttttttttgggagtaacCAGTAATACTTAGTTTACTTATAGTGAGAGCTTTTTTACATTACTaaaagaaatgttttttttttttaacatatatacAAAGAAATTAATGATCTTAAATGAAGAGTTTTTTTAACTAGTCCCAAGTACTTGAAAGGAGGCTAAGTCCATAGAAAATGAAGTGAtatcaaaggaattttttttttctaatctcaATGGTCACTCTTTTTTTGTTCTACTCTATATTCACAGTATGATTCTaagagtgagaaaaaaaatactttggaTATTTAAAATTGGACTCAACCCTTAGTTCTTTTCACTGTGTTACTTTATAATCATTTTCATGATATTTACcccaataaagtaaaaaaaggaagaacaattaacttttatttggACTTGGTTTGTAATATTTCAAATATGACTGTATGGCTATTTAAAGtcaagtttataaatttttattgctcactcttatattaatttattatattaattatcaatatatatgatattatagATGCATGaaaatcattttgaaatatCTTCTCGAAAAATCTCCAATTTTCATGGTCGAgatcttaaaaatatatatatataattaaatattaaacatTGGTTACTACTTACTACGGTATTTCTTGGACTGAGTCTCGATTTTACCAGATTATTCCATGAtcataaaaaattcatagaTATTAAAAACCTTGATAGACTAAAAAATCTATATGAAATTTCTagaacttgattttttatttttatttttttgtcttttcaaaAACACACTCCATATTGGTGAGTCATCTTTCCTAAAAACCCTTAATTATATTGCCCAAAAGTCGATTAATAAGGtaaatcaaatatataattacttCAATAATTAAGCAAAGGTTACGCCATAGAAAATGACAAATGAGGCTACCTGCCACAAAGGCAACTAGGTTACGCATTAAGACTTTGACTGTTAgccttgtgagttgtgacatCGTCTATGCACAAGTTTCAACCATAGTACCACTACAATATACACAGATTTATTAAACAATGTATCAtactaaatttaataatttatccCGAAAATCCAGCTCTCTTAACTCCTTAAAGCTCATTTGTGTCTTACCTGTGAAACGCTCAAACTTAATTCTTAGtaaatagtttatttttgtgataataagaaaaaaaagtaggagACTGGGAGCGTGGTTAAGGTGTTGACATTTTAGGTATGACTGCGCATAGGGCATAGATAAGCACTGAGATTTGTATATTTTAAtaacaagtgtgaaaatagttggatcgattatttatttattttattttattttttgtaagggCCGGTAAAGTACTTTAAAGATGGGGTGTATATAAAGTTCGAAAAGCCAAAGAGATCTACTTCACAAGCAATGGATTGCATGTCAAAAATGCCTAGCTCTTGTGgtgaagctaaagaagaaaagagctTTGAATCTACTGGCAACCATGAGAATCAAGAGGCTGGACAGGTATGGTAAACCCTTCATTCATTTCTTCTTGTGAATTCTGGATTCGGGTTTTCTTCTTACTTTTAAATTCTTGAGGTTTTTCTTGGGATCAATATCATAGAAAGTATTGGTTTTGTTAGAAAATCTGAATTCTCACAGATAATATGagtttccctctctctctctctctctctctctatatatatatatatttgaaggGTGTCTTGACTTCATATAACAATGGTTCTTTTCATGCATATTTGATTGAATTATGAGttttttgtcttaaaattttcttctttcttcaggttcaatgaatttaaagaaccttggtttttttttttggtttatgaaGTTGCTAAGCATTTATAATATGCtttattttaatacaatttttggGAGATCATGGATATAACAAGAGTTATTTATGAAAtattcttattgtaattttaggGTAAAAGTAGAAGAGAAATATTGCTGGAGATGGGTATCTTGAACCAATCTTCACCACAATACAAGGCCTCGGGAAATGTTAAAAAGGTACATATATATACGGTATAAGTTTTTAGTACTAGTATATGAAACATGCATGTTCGTTGAAACTAGTTTTGTAGTTTATGGTTATTTGCTTCCACTGTCATTTAAtgcctctccctctctctctctctctctctctctctcactctctcaagaATTTTGCACCTCTTTTGTTAAACATATGAGACTCTATGCGTGTACTGAtgtgtgtgatagagagagagatattttattaagaaaaattgcACCTCCCTTGTAAAGCTTATGAGGGAAAGTAATAGTCAATGGACATGTTATGGAAATGAACAGATCTAATTAGTCAAAATCCATGCAAGCTATAGCTATGGCTGAAAAGTCATAATTATATGCTCAGTTGTTCAATGAACGATTGAATAGGGTTTGCGACTAGTTCAATGAATATGAACCTTTTTCCTCTTAATTTACAAAACATGATGCTGAATTTCTGCTTTACTGTACTTCATCTTTATGCCGGGATCCGAGTAATTACCACTTTTAAATCCATGAATTTCTAATAAAtgatctcaaaaaaattattgaacaaaaaCACTAGAAgaacatatatcatatatgtacTTGTTATCCAATTgaatttattacttttaaatCCATGAAGatatgctcttaaaaaaaatactgaatGAAACCATATATATATCATACATGTATGTTGATAGTTAGAGCTCATTTTCGGCTTTTGTTACATGAATGTGCTTTTTTATATCCCTTTATTTCCAAGTTTAAATTGTCTATTAATTAGTTTCTTTTTAATTACATAATCTATTGTTTTAGTTGAAaccctaaattttaaattaaaccttagatttaaaaattttttagttgaaaCTCTGAATTTTTAAATGGTTTCAGTTCATCCCATCAAGGAATCATTGTTAGATaaatgtaaagaaaaataaaataaattatacacaTTAGACTTACCTAGCTAGACTTGCCTTGTCAAATGAAAATGATAGCATGTTCATTTAATTATACTTATCGTTTACGAAAGTCATTATATATGCTCCTTTTAAGAGACATAATACTACGTGCAactcaaatgaaaataattttggtaTATAAATTGAAAGACgctatgtttataatatttttacaataaatcatagatggttagttattattggttcaaatttgaaattaacactaagattacttttttgccctaacaataacaaccagtaacaacctatcacttaggatttgttgtaaaaatattgtagacatatcatttttcatataaattagtTCTACAAACAACTTATGTGAATTTATGTtacttttaattaataataacttgcTAAAATTGTGAATTAATCAACGATATAAAATGTTTATAGTttagttgaatttaaaaaataataataatattcaaaggAAAATTATGTAGTTTTACCATTTTGTTTATAACTCTTATGTTTTAATTTCTGTACGTGAACAAAAGGTGGGTGAATTCTAAATTCTAAGAACTTTCATGACTAATTTTTTCCATCATCTAGGAGAATGAACTTGAATCTGCCAAAGCCAAAATGGGTGAggtgaaagaagaaaatgaaagattaAAAATGAGGTTACAGCAAATTGAAAAGGATTACCAGTCTCTTCAGCGGCGTTTCTTTGACATCATTAAACAAGAAACTCCCAACAACTTTACTGAGTCATCAACTCCCTCACATAATGAAACTGAAGAACCTGAACTAGTGTCTCTTTGCCTTGGAAGAAGTCCAACTGAGCctaagaaagaagagaaagctaGCAACCCTACCAAAATCAGTACCAAAGATGAGGAATGGAAGGCTAGCCTTTCACTTGGATGGGACTCTAATAAGTTTCAACTATCTACAGAGATTGTTTCTGATCCAAGCCCGGAGACAAGTTTGGAAGAAACTAAGCAAGCAGAAGCTGGAGAGACATGGCCACCAAGTAAGACTCTAAAGACAATGAGAAATGGAGATGATGAAGTTTCACAGCAAACACATGTGAAAAGAGCTAGGGTTTCTGTGAGAGCTAGATGTGACACTCCAACGGTTAGTACTAATCCATgtagttctttttttctttttctttttcatttaggaCTTACTAAACCATAAGCgattaataatttaatgtatAAGTGAGGAAGAGTGTGTTAATTCAAATCGATGAAACGAAAAATGTAGAAGAATacctaaaataacattaatagaagtagtaaaaaaaaacaatttaattaagGAGGTAGTTGAGAATATGATTTTAAATATAACAGAATGATAGAAAAGAATATATTTGACTGACCTTGATTAGTCTATTGATGATTCATTGCAAACCTTAAAATTCTGGGATTAAAACTGAAGTATTGGTTAGTAAATCATAGAGTGCTTTCTTTTGATAACTTTGATAAATTAGTTGTAATAGCATGCAATACAATAATACATGTTTTTCCAACAGCTGAATGATGGATGCCAATGGAGGAAATATGGACAGAAAATTGCCAAAGGAAACCCATGCCCTCGAGCTTACTATCGTTGCACAGTTGCACCAGATTGTCCAGTAAGAAAACAGGTATTGCTATCTTGTTTACAAAAGTTCCTTTTGTTTATAAGTTGATATTGAGGCCTTATTGCATAGGAATGGTAGTCCAAATGTTTTCTATGATTCTTGAAAGGGTTTAACACTTTTTTAAATGATTACAGGTGCAAAGATGTGCTGAGGATACTTCCATCTTGATCACCACCTATGAAGGAAATCACAACCACCCACTTCCAGTTACTGCCACTGCCATGGCTTCCACCACTTCCGCTGCTGCTTCGATGCTATTGTCTAGCTCTTCAATGTCTAAACCAGGCCTTGGCTCCACAGCTGCTGCTCCTGTACCTAATGGATTACATTTTAATCCCCTGGATAATTCAAgagcaaaacaattttacttgCCAAACTCTTCCTCACCCCTTTGCCCAACAGTCACTCTAGACCTCACTACCTCTCCACCCTCTTCATCCACTCCTTTTAATAGATTATCTTCAAGCTTTGCTTCAAACCCAAGATTTCCTTCAACAAGTCTAAGCTTCTCATCCTCACAATCCAACATTCTACCAACAGCTTGGGGCAATGGATACCCTAGTTCTAACTCAGTACcctacaacaaaacccacactGGGGGGTCCTTAAATATGGGGAAACAATTCCAAGAGCAGCAGCTTTCCTACCAATCTTATTTGGAAAAATACCACCAAGCTTCTTCTCAAGAGACTTTAACAGATAACCTAGCCAAGGCAATTGCATCGGACGCAAGTTTCCGATCCATGATTGCTGCCACAATTTCATCAATGGTAGGAGGTCGACCAACCCCAGGTAGTAACCAAGGTGGAGGGGAAAGATAAGGCCAAAACATGAAGTGGGGTGAGCCAATTCAGGCTGTTTCTACTGATTCATTGACCCAAAACGGAAAAGCATGTGCATCAAGCTACTTCAACAGATTGGCTTCATCCCCTTCCCAGACATCAGGCTTGATGCTTATGCAGCCTCCGTTGCCATTATCCATCTCCAAGAGTACTCCTACATCTACTTCTGCCATTGGGGATCAAATCAATTGAATGGTCTTACATATCACCTTGGATGTTACAATGGTTGAAGCATCCTTTTTCTCTTCAATGCCTTGCAAACAGGCGttattttgcatattttctATACATGAAGCTGGTCATATGGGACAAGCCAACATTGCACCAAGACCATGACAGTAAAAGTCATCCTTTGagcatatattttcttttgttcttacttttttttcaatatcaagTAAATGTAAGTCTGAACAGATCAGGTTTTGAGCCATCCATACCAGAGTGTAGAGCAACAAGTCAAGAGCTAAAGCCCGCACAAATGagatatgaaaaagaaaaccttaacTTTTATTGTTTCTGCAATAACCTGaaacaaaagaatttatttcttttatatcatCCATCTATGCTTAGCTATCAATTAAACTTAGAAAACAGTCAGTAACTGCAAGCTTATTGAGTAATCTAATAATACATAATTTCAATTACAAAGATACATCCCCATCCCCATCCCCATCCcctagaaacaaagaaacaaagggGAAATCAATAAGTTTTGATACTCACCAAATAACCCCAAAACATGGTAATTTTACTCGCATCTCTAAATTTAGATGTTACAAAGCAATTGTGCTAGTTGTAAGGAGAAAATATCATTGATGGTCGCACGTGTAGTACTTTTTCTTCTCTGCATATCTTTGACATCTCATCAGAAGGCAGAATATAGTAACAGTGCACTTCATTTGCTACTTCCTCCTTTTACCTTTTCCAACAGCCTCTCCATTATAGAACTTTGCAAGATCACTCTCACATCCAAAAACCTAACAACAAACACATTAGGGCTTTGCCACTAAGTGATATTGAAGAATGATTGTTAATAATGGACTTGCAACCTGTTTTCAATAATGAATTAATGATATTCTGCCCcttagacctttttttttttttttttttttttttaatgaaaccttaTGCTACTATTTTTTCCTTgatatttcattttcattaacCAGTCTAGTTATTAACCATTATCTGAGGCTACTTTAGATGggaattttatttgaaataatacATTGTCACAGTTTGTAAAGACATGAGTATTCATATGGCCGGGTGTGTATTTTAAACGGATTGAGCAAAGTGTTGTTTCAGAAAGTAGGATTTTCTCTTctttggaaaaggaaaaaaagagggggggggggggaattggGATTTTTTGTGTGGGTGGGAATGGGTTTGGAAACCCACCTCAAGCCAACAACTTATTAGAACTGAAACTTTTTACGTCCACTTCAACTTAAGTACGAGTCAAACTCCCACCCTCATTACATATTACAATCTTAACCTGGATATGCACAATGCCTTAGCCgcattgataatataatttacCCGAAATGAGTTTAAATGACAGAAACATAAGGGCTGAACTGACATTACCAGTCCAAATCTGGCTAATTCTTCAGGACATATCATGAAACCTTCAGTAGTTCATGAAATGCCTCCTGAGGTATATCAACAGAGCCAACTCTCTTCATTCGCttctttccttccttttgcTTCTCCAACAACTTCCTCTTTCTACTAACATCCCCACCATAACACTTTGCGAGAACATTTTTTCTCATAGCCGAAATCCTAAAATCAAATTAGATAAATTTAGGTGAAAACTGAAAGTTGAACAAGCAGTTACGCTAATTTAAGGAATGCAACTTTGCAATGAAAAGCTTCACAAAATTTCAATGACAAATGAAATCCAGTATACATCTTTGCAGCGAACACATTGGTAAAATTTGCCACAAATGAATACCACAAAAATGTACTAAGGaatcggattttttttttttttttttcaatgacaAATTTGCAACACACATTTCCAAaatttgtcatgaaataaaAACTTACTAAGGAATTAGAGTATTACCCAGGGTCAGtaattatatatgaaattttataattttacatcAGCTTTTAGCataaataaattaccaaaaactgACTTTCTAACCCTCAAAAATATTTACAGAACTTACGTCTCCCTTGCAATGACCTTCGATCCAATTGCAGCTTGTATTGTTATCTCAAACATTTGCCTGCTCAAAATCAGAAGATATGTGGCTACTgttgaataaacaaaaaaagaaaaagaaatacaaaataataatgcTTAACTACTAACAGACAGACCTGTCTATGAACTGCTTCAGTTTCTCCACCAGTTCACGACCAACACGTTGTGCCTTCAAGTTATGAACAATAGTTGCCATTGCATCAACTGGCTGTCCATTCAAGAGGACATCAAGCTTCACCAGATCAGATTGTTGATATCTGTCAATGACATCCATAAAGTGCATCAGACAATGGGAAATTATATTGGACCCTAAATTTACCGAAAAAGATTAGAGAAATGGCCATCTAGAAGACCTAGCTACTTGTGACATCGACGCTCATAGGCTATAATGaaactaattttatttgataaaatatgtACAGACACTTCTGCTTTGTGAGTTGGTTCACTAAGAAACATAAGCTCACTATTAATGGCATCAGATAGTGATTGCTGTGCCAGACAGTACAGCCCATACTAgttattatgaaaattataacATATTCCAAAATCACTGCTCTACACTTTTTATGGGAGAGCATTAGCATATTACCCCTATTGGTGGTGCCATTATTTAATATCTAAGGTGAGGCTGTGTGGGTGCACATACAggtgaggagagagagagagagagaatcaaaacTTACTCAGCATCCTCATAATCAAATGATGCATATCCTGATGTTATACTTTTCAATTCATTGTAGAAGTCAACAACGATCTCTCTCAAAGGTAAGCGATACTTCATAAATACCCGCTGACTGCATGTATTGAAGTCATATCAACATTTCAAACATGAATAAGTGCATCTAAGGTTAGTTAGAACAAGCTAAAAATAACCGTTTAAAAATGGCTAAAGTACATTTAGTCCCTCTATATGTTACCGTGAATTTGGCCCCCAAGTTTAATTTCAGCAATTAACAACCTAAAATTTGGTTTTACTGTTTTCCATTCCATCAAAACCTGTTGATGTTGGACCATTAAGTGCATGAAACGATGCCATTTTTTGCATGTCTTTAAActattacaaatttattataataattttatagagGGCCAAATGTGATCCCTTTTAAATTGACatcatatttgtttttatttctatttttaaaagtacACCGTATTTGGGTTATTATCCAGTAAAACAAATTCATACAAAAGATTGTGGGGCTGAAAAGAAGAATTCCTCTATAGGTCCTTCAGCACCTTGCCTCCCACCCCCATCATTACCAAAATCACCCATGCCCCATTGTCACAGTCACACACCAAGCCACTGCCATTGGACCACATAACCAATGCCATCAACCTCAAGCTCACCTAACTATACATCATCAACCTGGACCCAATCCTTATTCTTACCTTCAACATTCTCCAATAAATTTATGTCGATCAGCCTTGTTCATGGAAGGGATTTGATGGTTTGGTAAAAAACTTTTCCAATTGGTAGTTAGGATTTGCTGTTGGTGATGTTTAAGGGGTGCAGGCTTGATGTTTGGCCATGGGTGAGTTAGCGATGATTGTGGGGGGTCCAGGTATCACTGGCATTGATCTGGAAAAATGGGTGTCATTCTTTCATGAATATAGTCCATGGAGTAAGGTGACCAGCAGATGAACGGGGTTTTGAAACTCACTTTGGAATTCTTGTGGGTTTTCGTAAAGGTTATGGGGTTTTTGTGCTGGTGATCAGTGGATGAAGGTTTAAGTATTTGGGGTTGAGGCTGTGCTCTTTCTAGCCATGGTGGCTGCACATGGCATTTGGTGGTGGTGTGGATTCGACCCATggttttttggggttttttttttttttttttttttgaatattttattttcttctatcATAATACTATAGGTTGTGGGTTTCCAGATGTGTCAGCCAGTGGTGTGGGTTTGAGTTATGGTactttgggtttttcttttgtttctttaaatgTTTTCTGCTACTGTAGTTGCTTTGgatgtagttttttttattatggatGCAATTTGGTGAAGGTGTGAATAAGGGTTGTGGCTGTTTGGATTATACTTTTTGCTGCAATGATGCCATGGAATGTGGTCTTCTAGCTGCAGCATAGGTGGCATTTAGAGGAGTGGGATTGGATTGTgattataggtttttttttttttccttgcacaAAATCCTTCCTTACCTTCTGGAATGACATTGTTCCACGAGTTCACATGGTCATGCAAAGGTTAGCCATCTATTTGTTtcataattcattaaaaattaaaaattagcaaaaaaaacaaaatggaattATACACTAAGCAGATGGAGCTTGACGGAAGGGCCAATTCATGGCAAACCCAAAGTTCAGGCTGTTAATGACTTAAATTGATATTTGACAGACCAATTTGACAGCAACATAAAAGCTAGACAAACTAAAATGTATTTTAaccattaaaaaacaacattattGCTTAATATAAACATATGAGCAACAAAGCATACAATTTTCTGTCTATATATAAAACCCAATTCACTAAAATTCTAggataagaagaaaatgaaggaacATAGCTCAACAAAATATTTAAGGTAAGACCACGGAATATGCATAAGAATATATTGTAATTACACATTCTGATAAGTGATAACCCATACATATTCTGAACAAAGGAGGATAATTAGAACATAATTTAAGACTAGTTCTGGCACGAATTTTACCTATCAATGAATGAGTATTCCAACTGCTGTCCTCTACGCTCAGAGCATAGGGTAATAACAGGCCCCACATACCTTCAATGGAGGACAAATAAAGAACAGATAAATTATAT is a genomic window of Quercus lobata isolate SW786 chromosome 2, ValleyOak3.0 Primary Assembly, whole genome shotgun sequence containing:
- the LOC115976828 gene encoding probable WRKY transcription factor 72, which translates into the protein MDCMSKMPSSCGEAKEEKSFESTGNHENQEAGQGKSRREILLEMGILNQSSPQYKASGNVKKENELESAKAKMGEVKEENERLKMRLQQIEKDYQSLQRRFFDIIKQETPNNFTESSTPSHNETEEPELVSLCLGRSPTEPKKEEKASNPTKISTKDEEWKASLSLGWDSNKFQLSTEIVSDPSPETSLEETKQAEAGETWPPSKTLKTMRNGDDEVSQQTHVKRARVSVRARCDTPTLNDGCQWRKYGQKIAKGNPCPRAYYRCTVAPDCPVRKQVQRCAEDTSILITTYEGNHNHPLPVTATAMASTTSAAASMLLSSSSMSKPGLGSTAAAPVPNGLHFNPLDNSRAKQFYLPNSSSPLCPTVTLDLTTSPPSSSTPFNRLSSSFASNPRFPSTSLSFSSSQSNILPTAWGNGYPSSNSVPYNKTHTGGSLNMGKQFQEQQLSYQSYLEKYHQASSQETLTDNLAKAIASDASFRSMIAATISSMVGGRPTPGSNQGGGER